From Impatiens glandulifera chromosome 7, dImpGla2.1, whole genome shotgun sequence:
tggtggttggtttatatatatatatatatatatatatatatataaaataaacctaaaaaagatagttttaaaaaattcacacattacattattttttatttaataataaatctaaataaataaaattaataattcaaaatttatttaaaataataataaaagatcaacattaatagtataataataaaccttaatgaaaaaattaataaattttttaaattaaaatatattaaaataaaaagtatttattaaatatttaaaaataaaaatattatatatatatatatatatatatatataagtatttttgaattattagtcatacaaattatatattcatacacaaaattataaatataaataaaaaatcttaagtGATTTAGTGGTTAAAGTGTTAATGCTACATAATAGAGACCATGGTTTAAATCTCGTTAGGCACAACGTTGGTTTATCGAAGTAAAAGAGATGTTTGGATGCGAATgatattttggttaaaatatacGATGAAATTTGTGGTTGAATAAATGACATTCATGATATTGAAGGAGATGGTTTGTTGTTTATTGATTTGATCGAAGTCTAAGATCACAAGATTAAAGGTCAATtgaggtggataaaaatatggaatgagatgggtTGGTCAGTCGAAGTGATAAGTCGggttgtttattgtaaaatatgtgagagaTAAATTGTTTGACCAAAATGAAAGTAAAGTCttgagatgagaggtcgattgagattagtaggataaaaatgtgaaatgagatggttTTGGTTAATCGATGCAAGCGGTCACgctatgagaggtcgattggggaATTGATGAGTCAAAGTGAGGGTTAAAAAGATTGGTAACATTGGAGATagttgatttgaccgaaatgaaattGGGTAAGGTCACACaatatgagaggttgattatgttgtggataaatgtggaataagATTGTTAGTTAtccgaagtgaggataaaaaagacatatattgtaaaatatgtgaggagatgggtcacgagataagaggtcaGTTGGGGATTGGTGATCAAAGAGaagagtaaaagagattggtgatgttggagatggttaatttgaccgaagtgaaagtgtaaggtcacatatgagaggtcgattattGGGGTGGATacatgtggaatgagatggacGGTTAGCcaaattaaagataaagaaggtctaattatatattgtaaaatatgttagaagatgagttgtttgacgAAGTGAAAGAAAGGTCtcaagatgagaggtcgattatgaattggtggataaatgtggaatgagatgattaattaatcaaagtgaaagtaaggtaaatattataaaatatgtgagaagatgagtttttaataaaatgaatgtaAGGTCTTCGAGAGAATAGAGGTCATTTAtgattggtggataaatatcgaatgagatgatttttgattagtcgaagtgaaagtaaggtaaagAGATAAATGTCGACTGGGAAAGaattgatattggtggttaaaatatgcaAGAAGATTACTTGTTTGGCTGATGTGAAagttaaggtcacgagatgagaagtcCAATTTGAATTGATAGATAAATGTGAGATGAGATGATTGGTGAGTCTGAGTGttttaaggtcacgagatgagaggtcgattgagcaTTGATGGactaaagtgagggtaaaaaagaGATTGACAATATTTGAGATTTCTgatttgaccaaagtgaaaatATAAGTTCTGAGATGAGAGGTTCgttaagaaaaaatatgtgatgagatatgtgagaagatgagttgcTTTAttaaagtgaataaaatgtggaatgaaagtgttttatttttattttaatatattattcgtgatttattaaaaaaattaaatattaaatatatattattataatttattttgtttatatttttattcttgtgTATTGCACATAATTTTCATAGTTTAactaatagaaaataataataaaataattttaaacttaataattaaggTGCCactctttatttttgttaggattGTGATGATGTGCTAAatggttttttatatatatattttatcaaaatatttataatattgaattaaataatatttgaaatctaaatttgtttaaatttaaataatctgaaAATGTAAgattaaattttctttatttttgtgtGGGTAAGATTTTGTTATAGATAAGTTGAACACGTAATAGtataaaatgaaaagaagataagagagatttattaaaagataagttttaatatatattatatatatatatatatatatatatatatatatatatatattaatagaagattctaagttaaattataatattgcatgcatctaaataaatttttaatatttaatatgatttaaattagttatatatatataacttagaatcttctattaatatatatatatataattgttttttttataaacaatgttatttgatatattttacatttatttattaatatatgaaaggttgtgaaatataatattttattaaataaaactgaaattaaacataaaaataataaaaatataactttagtATATCTTTATCTGAATATTTAGATAATCAACCATTCACTTTTTAACACTTTATTTGTGGATATGGCTAAGTAATTGATAAGTCAATccattttattgttttcttgttGCTTTTTACATTTTCTTTCACATTCACATGAATAATGTATTGAATTCCCCCTTTTCATGCATTTTGTATGTCCTTTCATTGGaacttgttttaaaataataataaaaagagcAATTAACGCTTGGCCTATTTAAAGAAAAGCTATGAACATTTTCTTCTTCCCCTCCTCCCCTCTTTGCACAAAGCTTTCTCCACCAACTGTAAGTTGTTTCTTCCTTCTCATCCTTTTGATCTCATttgcacttttttttttctcatttggAATTCAGTTCTTGTTCATCAGTTCATGCATTGTTTTTGGTTCTCTGATATATGCTGCTTGTTGATATATTTGATCAgtttatctattaatttgttCTCAATTACTGATTAATGCTTCTAATTCATTTGTCCCCAATTGGGTTTTTAAGGATTGGTGACCTCTTTTAAGAAATGCAGAGCTCAAAGTTTGATTGTCTTCTCTTTGGTAAGCTCTCTTCATTCAAAAGAGACTTCATTTTCATATGATTGATTATGGTCAAAATTTCAGATCTGGATGATACTCTATATCCAAGTAGTTCAAGATTAAGTGATGCTTGTGGCCAGAATATACAAGGTTTTTTTTGTCTATAATCATCTCTTGGTCTTTGGTCATTTTAGtgctttttatttaataaatctcaACTCCTTTTTTTATAGACTTTATGGTAGAAAAGCTTGGAATAGACAGAACCAAAACTTCAGACATTGGTAACTTATTGTACACCAATTATGGGACAACAATGGAAGGTCTAAAGGTATGACTTATGTAAATCAATCACCAACATTAATCTAAACAATAGGTTACAAAAATGAGTAGCGGGGTTGTGCTAACTTTATTCGAAGAATAAACTCTGATTTTCGAAAAAGAATGAAGGCCTAAATATTGTACATAAGTTAAGTTATCAGGTCAaatttgaattcatttttttgttgtttcaCTTTGCAGGCCATTGGTTATGACTTTGACTATGATGAATACTACAGGttcattcttatttataaaattgttatgaATTCATGATCTCTCCTAATTAATCTATTAAATTTCACATCATATCAATGTGTTTAATTTCAGCTTCGTCCATGGAAAGTTACCTTATGAGAATCTAAAGCCAGATCCTATTCTGAGAAATCTTTTGATTAGCTTGCCAATTCGCAAAGTTGTAAGtctttttttctctcctatGCAAACatgtttgtgttatttttttttcttgattaatgattttgtgTACATATCCAGATCTTCACAAATGCAGATAAAGTTCATGCTACTAAAGTCCTCAACAGGCTAGGATTGGAAGACTGTTTTGATGGGTTTATTTCCTTTGAAACTCTAAATCCTATCCAAAAGAACACTGAATCAAGAATGAAACCAACTGGCAACAATGAGATCTTTGACATTGTGACATATTTTTCAGAACCTAATCAATCATTTTCACTACCACAGACAACAGTTGTGTGCAAACCATCACAAGATGCCATTGAACTTGCTCTCAAGATAGAAAACATCAACCCCCACACAACAGTAGGATTAATTCTAATTCTTTTTTAAGGCTGCATGCATTATTAACTAAATCATGTCTCAAATATTCTGTTTCAGCTATTCTTCGAGGATAGTGTCCGAAACTTGCAATCTGGAAAGCGGCTAGGCCTCCACACTGTGCTGGTAAGCCAATTTTATAGTAAAAAtgcttaaaactcattaatttGCTTGAAATTGGCATTAATGGATTTGTTTTGAGTGTAGGTGGGCAGTTCAAAAAAGGTTGAAGGTTGTGATTATGCAATAGAAAGCATACATAATGTTAAGGAGGCAATACCCGAGCTATGGAAAGACAAGGAGGATGTAGCCCAAGTCAGTTATGCTGGAGAGATGGCTGTCGAGACTTTTGTAACTGCTTAGTTTAGGCcctattattatttaccttaataaaactaaatagtCCTGCAAATTGATTCAGGGTGAATCTTTATATTGAAAtgaacattaataattaaaggttttatttatttctcaagtTTGGCCATACCTTCTTTTAATCTCTTTACAATCTTGAATGTCATTCcatttttttacttcatttttcttGCTTCAACCATCAAATAATCCGAGAGCACCTATAACTTCATCTCCCTTGTTTTGAATAATCAAAACTCTTATGGTAGACACTTCCCtctgattttataatttatattttttaataattctgaatttatccttattttaaatacataaacatGTTCATTGCACGGATTAAGGGCatttatgtttgataaaattattttgttgagtttttaaatataaattatttttagatttttaataaaataaaggtgATAATTTGACTAAAGCGAAAATACTAAGATTTTTATCATacttttttaagaaatttaacaatattaataagaaataaaaaatatatataaaatatatatatacatccaTTAACAggaaattttcaatatatatatatatatatatatgaaaataagttaatatgtattatatataactagGAAATTTTGTTGCCATATACACCGACAAATATACAAGTGAAATGATTTAGacatgaaatttaaaaaaaattaaaaattctataaagAAAATGATTGAATCAAATtgcaatatataataaatatatcaatgtTTGCTatatctaataattttaaaaaatactcaatcaaaacaataaatataaatttttaccttgattaaattttgttatatataaaatgcacatataagttatatttttttatttacaactttatacataaattataaaatattaaaatttatttaaatattaataataaattttacaattatattgTATTTGACATGAACCTCTTAATATCATAATTGTTAGATACAgtccatataaaatatataagtttgaaattttttaatattttatgtatgatgtacttttattttctttaaaaattgtACGAAGTAATTTAACCTCACATTTAATATAATCATGCATCTTTTATTGATGTCAAAATCATAAAATTCttgttttaaaacaaattttaatcatattttaaatatttattgtattataattttGCAAAATTTATAACATACATGTACATATAGATtagtgttattattattattatataaatatatatatatatatatatatatgaatatatatatatatatatatatattcatgcaTAATTGGTATGtaatctatataataatataataatgctttAAACTCATCACGTCagataaattcttttttttaataattcttttctttttcctagaaatattatatatatataataatatatatatatatatatattactttttccttctattttttaattaatttttatttatatatatttttctcaccCACCCTCTtctttaattaacttttttttttctttaccatatataaatatattttataataacactatatatataatttaataataataataattattatttttttcttatatatattttttatcaataatttatataatatatatatatatatattaaatgattaaaattattaattatttattatatatatacaaaaattaataaaatataataaataattttaattttaattttaatgttcatatatatatatatatattaaaaaatatataatttataaagaaatttaaaaatatatttaactaaatatgttaaatttttaaagtgattgaattttttaaatttttttattactataaaaaaa
This genomic window contains:
- the LOC124910454 gene encoding suppressor of disruption of TFIIS-like, which gives rise to MQSSKFDCLLFDLDDTLYPSSSRLSDACGQNIQDFMVEKLGIDRTKTSDIGNLLYTNYGTTMEGLKAIGYDFDYDEYYSFVHGKLPYENLKPDPILRNLLISLPIRKVIFTNADKVHATKVLNRLGLEDCFDGFISFETLNPIQKNTESRMKPTGNNEIFDIVTYFSEPNQSFSLPQTTVVCKPSQDAIELALKIENINPHTTLFFEDSVRNLQSGKRLGLHTVLVGSSKKVEGCDYAIESIHNVKEAIPELWKDKEDVAQVSYAGEMAVETFVTA